The following proteins are encoded in a genomic region of Grus americana isolate bGruAme1 chromosome 35, bGruAme1.mat, whole genome shotgun sequence:
- the SLC3A2 gene encoding 4F2 cell-surface antigen heavy chain, translated as MEADAESPPRDLELSTLEAEKQPMAAAAEDEERGDPGHPRPDPVPPQIGEKNGLVKIPQDEELGGGENLGGCKFTGLGKEELLQAAGAPAWAKARTILLLLFWLGWLGMLGAAAAIVARAPRCRPLPPRAWWELGGLYRAPPGPFAKDLKGVAERLDHVAGLQMRGLVLGPLHPQTSEDPENLSLEQLDPLLGSLQDFADLLQAAKKKGLQVILDLTPNYLGNQTWFGENVAKNFGLQEKVKRALSVWLERGVAGFFLDGIEELQPSVVAEWRNLTEQHSSDGVPRVLMGGTRLQDPPRLLELLNSSGLGLVLGPFLEALGPDPPPETLAPQLLNFLRPKVPLAWSVGSPWQHLAGLSPPRAPQRLLLLWAALPGTPVLSYGDELGLTDPPGDPGQLTPMPWDVVERIQEEENSTEAQRLELCRRLGALRVRERSLSLGEAEAIPSDRAAIFLRSWDQSERFLVVLNPGGQRITELALKDSRLPSQATLRLSTHRPLPQDPHVDLGALELLPYEGLLISFPYTP; from the exons ATGGAGGCGGACGCCGAGTCCCCCCCCCGCGACCTGGAGTTGTCGACGCTGGAAGCCGAGAAACAAccgatggcggcggcggcagaggATGAAGAAAGGGGGGACCCTGGTCACCCCCGGCCCGATCCCGTGCCCCCCCAAATTGGTGAAAAAAATGGGCTGGTGAAAATCCCCCAAGATGAAGAATTAGGAGGGGGTGAAAATTTGGGGGGTTGTAAATTTACGGGCTTGGGGAAAGAGGAATTGCTGCAGGCGGCGGGGGCCCCCGCCTGGGCGAAGGCTCggaccatcctcctcctccttttctggctgggatggctggggatgttgggggccgccgccgccattGTCGCCCGAGCCCCCCGATGTCGCCCTCTGCCCCCCCGCGCCTGGTGGGAACTTGGGGGGCTCTATcgggccccccccggcccctttGCCAAGGATTTGAAAG gcgTGGCGGAGCGGCTGGACCACGTGGCGGGGCTGCAGATGcgggggctggtgctggggccGCTGCACCCCCAAACCTCGGAGGACCCCGAAAACTTGTCCCTGGAGCAGCTGGACCCGCTGCTGGGCTCCCTCCAGGATTTCGCTGATCTTCTGCAGGCTGCCAAGAAGAAGG GACTGCAAGTGATCCTGGATTTGACCCCCAATTATTTGGGGAACCAGACCTGGTTCGGGGAGAACGTGGCCAAGAATTTCGGGTTGCAGGAGAAGGTCAAG CGGGCGCTGAGCGTGTGGCTGGAGCGCGGCGTGGCCGGCTTCTTCCTGGACGGCATCGAGGAGCTGCAG ccctcggTGGTGGCCGAGTGGAGGAACCTGAcggagcagcacagctctgacGGCGTCCCCAG GGTGCTGATGGGGGGCACCCGCCTGCAGGACCCCCccaggctgctggagctgctcaactcctcggggctggggctggtgctggggccCTTCCTGGAGGCGCTGggccctgaccccccccccgaaaCCCTCGCCCCCCAACTCCTGAACTTCCTGCGCCCCAAAGTTCCCCTGGCCTGGAGT gtgggGTCCCCCTGGCAGCACCTGGccgggctgagccccccccgcgccccacaacgcctgctcctgctctgggcCGCCCTCCCCGGGACCCCCGTTCTCAGCTATGGTGACGAACTGGGCCTGACcgacccccccggggaccccggGCAG CTGACCCCGATGCCCTGGGACGTGGTGGAGAGGatccaggaggaggagaacagcaCCGAG GCGCAGCGGCTGGAGCTGTGCCGTCGCCTGGGTGCCCTGCGGGTGCGGGAGCGGTCGCTGTCGCTGGGGGAGGCGGAGGCCATCCCCTCTGACCGGGCTGCCATTTTTCTGCGGAGCTGGGACCAGAGCGAGCGGTTCCTGGTGGTTCTGAATCCCGGAGGACAGCGCATCACCGAGCTGGCCCTGAAGGACTCCCGCCTGCCCTCCCAGGCCACCCTGCGCCTCAGCACCCaccgccccctcccccaggaTCCTCATGTCGACTTGGGGGCCCTCGAGCTCCTGCCCTACGAGGGGCTGCTGATCAGCTTCCCCTACACCCCATAG
- the TRMT112 gene encoding multifunctional methyltransferase subunit TRM112-like protein has product MKLLTHNLLSSHVRGLRPGGGFPLQIQASEVRVRPVPFNAAFVARLVPRLRWAALLEAAESLGHPSELPPEPAPDYEADEPFLRRVHHVLLEVEVLEGVLQCPDSGRRFPISKGIPNMLLSEEEA; this is encoded by the exons ATGAAGCTGCTGACCCACAACCTGCTCAGCTCCCACGTCCGCGGCCTCCGGCCCGGTGGCGGCTTCCCCCTGCAAATCCAG GCCTCGGAGGTTCGTGTGCGGCCGGTACCGTTCAACGCCGCCTTCGTAGCGCGGCTGGTGCCGCGGCTGCGCTGGGCCGCGCTGCTGGAGGCGGCCGAGAGC TTGGGGCACCCCTCGGAGCTGCCCCCCGAACCCGCCCCTGACTACGAGGCGGACGAGCCCTTCCTGCGGCGGGTGCACCACGTCCTGCTGGAG gtggaggtgctggagggggTCCTGCAGTGCCCGGACTCGGGGCGCCGGTTCCCCATTTCCAAGGGGATCCCCAACATGCTGCTGAGCGAGGAGGAGGCCTGa
- the BANF1 gene encoding barrier-to-autointegration factor: MSSTSQKHRDFVAEPMGEKPVGTLAGIGDVLGKKLEEKGFDKAYVVLGQFLVLRKDEELFREWLKETCGANAKQSRDCAGCLREWCDAFL; the protein is encoded by the exons ATGTCCTCGACGTCGCAGAAACACCGGGACTTTGTGGCTGAACCGATGGGGGAGAAACCGGTTGGGACGTTGGCCGGGATCGGGGACGTCTTGGGCaagaagctggaggagaagggcttcGATAAG gCCTACGTGGTGCTGGGGCAGTTCCTGGTGCTGCGCAAGGACGAGGAGCTTTTCCGCGAGTGGCTGAAGGAGACGTGCGGGGCCAACGCCAAACAGTCACGGGACTGCGCCGGCTGCTTGCGCGAGTGGTGCGACGCCTTCCTCtga
- the MUS81 gene encoding crossover junction endonuclease MUS81 gives MPEASAPLSRRRRRRPRSPPNPLFTRWLREWRDEAAGTMARGAYERALRSLARYPLPLRSGRAAAVLQHFGPTLCRRLDLRLRQHRAEQGLPPSPPAGGRGPETPLAPPSHRPPRDYRPLPRSGAHALLLTLHKSSEPLPEAELLQQAQPLCDRPLTLAAPGGALGTLLRRDLLQRSGRPPWYSLTPRGQILAQRLAAAALEAPPQVSVELLGGEETPPPPSPLSDPEVEFELKPGEFDIILCADITEANGRGAGGGRVPALLRGRVPLLLRRLHVGDFLWVAREKDPPPGRPPRELVLDVVVERKAAADLGNSLSDGRYREQKFRLGRCGLRHPVYLLEEPGRGERLPLPLPILRQAAASTQGRVLRAWWGDVAGRGPPEPPGAPCALLPFQRLRSGGGKNQAQTVGDVFARQLLQLGGLSGGRAAAILRRFPTPASLMAAYNDCTDPRQRETLLSTIRCGPLQRNLGPSLSRSLARLYGTVGPLP, from the exons ATGCCGGAGGCCTCCGCTCCCctctcccgccgccgccgccgccgtcctCGCTCCCCCCCTAACCCTCTCTTCACCCGTTGGCTCCGGGAGTGGCGGGACGAGGCCGCCGGGACCATGGCGAGAGGCGCCTACGAGCGG gcgCTGCGCTCGCTGGCCCGGTACCCGCTGCCCCTGCGctcggggcgggcggccgccgtGCTGCAGCATTTCGGCCCCACCCTCTGCCGCCGCCTCGATCTGCGCCTGCGCCAGCACCGCGCCG agCAAGGCCTTCCCCCTAGCCCCCCCGCTGGGGGGAGGGGCCCGGAGACCCCCTTGGCCCCACCCTCA caCCGCCCCCCCCGTGACTACCGGCCCCTCCCCCGCTCGGGGGCCCACGCCCTCCTGCTGACCCTGCACAAG AGCTCAGAGCCCCTCCCAGAGGCGGAGCTTCTGCAGCAGGCCCAGCCCCTCTGCGACCGACCCTTGACCTTG GCAGCCCCCGGAGGGGCTCTGGGCACCCTCCTCCGCCGGGACCTGCTGCAGCGGAGTGGCCGCCCCCCCTG gtacTCGCTGACCCCACGAGGTCAAATCCTGGCCCAACGATTGGCTGCGGCTGCCCTGGAAGCCCCGCCCCAAGTGTCggtggagctgctggggggggaggagacccccccacccccctcccccct gtctgACCCCGAGGTGGAGTTTGAGCTGAAACCCGGCGAGTTTGACATCATCCTCTGCGCTGACATCACCGAGGCCAACGG ccggggggccggggggggccgggtgCCGGCGTTGCTGCGGGGCCGCGTCCCCCTGCTCCTGCGTCGCCTCCACGTCGGGGATTTCCTCTGGGTGGCCCGTGAGAAGGACCCGCCCCCAG GGCGCCCCCCCCGGGAGCTGGTGCTGGACGTGGTGGTGGAGCGGAAGGCGGCGGCGGATCTGGGCAACAGCCTGAGCGACGGGCGGTACCGGGAGCAGAAG TTCCGGCTGGGGCGCTGTGGGCTGCGTCACCCCGTTTACCTGCTGGAGGAGCCGGGGCGGGGCGAGCGGCtgcccctccccctccccatcctgcgCCAGGCGGCCGCCAGCACCCAG gGCCGGGTGCTGCGGGCGTGGTGGGGGGACGTGGCCGGCCGGGGCCCCCCCGAACCCCCCGGGGCTCCCTGCgccctcctgcccttccagcGCCTGCGCTCGGGGGGGGGCAAGAACCAG gcacaGACCGTGGGGGACGTTTTCGCgcggcagctgctgcagctgggggggcTCAGCGGGGGGAGGGCGGCCGCCATCCTGCGCCGCTTCCCCACCCCCGCCAG cctcatGGCCGCCTACAACGACTGCACCGACCCCCGGCAGCGCGAGACCCTGCTCAGCACCATCCGGTGCGGCCCCCTGCAGCG gaaCCTGGGTCCGTCCCTCAGCCGATCCCTGGCCCGGCTCTACGGCACCGTGGGGCCGCTGCCCtga